From a region of the Branchiostoma floridae strain S238N-H82 chromosome 13, Bfl_VNyyK, whole genome shotgun sequence genome:
- the LOC118429703 gene encoding uncharacterized protein LOC118429703: MFPPSRSIIRVRGTPLVIRNSRNRQTGQRSQRSRTNQVQGSTRNRGAPRPQGSARSQCSFARQRAAERRSQRNNATPPVITIGSSDGNQSSNQQRDDAVANRTQREGGESQQQGGSAQQTQTNRSSTREIVEIDISGAEEVTARESRRRRRVTVMMQIAAGANERSATAQRRVAPAQGRPPTATRSRRRLGANSMLLDSGESESEAAPTVPKRPRRHNGGKK; this comes from the coding sequence ATGTTTCCACCATCCAGGTCCATAATTCGTGTCAGGGGAACACCTCTGGTCATCAGGAATTCCAGAAACAGGCaaacaggtcaaaggtcacagagGTCAAGGACAAACCAAGTTCAAGGGAGCACTAGAAACAGAGGTGCGCCCAGACCACAAGGTTCGGCCAGGTCTCAGTGCTCATTCGCTAGGCAAAGGGCAGCGGAGAGGAGAAGCCAGCGCAATAACGCGACGCCGCCCGTCATCACGATAGGCAGCAGCGACGGCAATCAGTCATCCAATCAGCAAAGAGATGACGCAGTGGCCAATCGCACACAAAGAGAGGGAGGGGAGTCGCAACAGCAGGGGGGCTCTGCACAACAGACTCAAACAAATCGGAGCTCTACGAGAGAAATTGTGGAAATCGACATCTCCGGGGCCGAGGAAGTCACGGCGAGGGAATCACGGAGAAGACGAAGAGTAACCGTAATGATGCAAATTGCGGCAGGGGCAAACGAGAGAAGTGCAACCGCACAGAGGAGAGTTGCACCCGCACAGGGGAGACCTCCAACTGCAACTCGGAGTAGAAGAAGGCTGGGCGCGAATTCgatgctgttggacagcggggaAAGCGAATCGGAGGCCGCTCCCACCGTGCCCAAGCGTCCTCGCCGTCACAATGGTGGAAAAAAATGA
- the LOC118429323 gene encoding serine/arginine repetitive matrix protein 2-like, producing the protein MEDPQECPCGHVFCKDCIQQWLRSHSTCPNCRKHCHMIKPVLPMVRNLISHLTIRCENHQAGCEKRVQLEYYDNHKQTCDYASVPCPNEGCDIQVLRINMDDHRGVCDYHRETCLKGCGISILRKEQAGHSCILELKKKLEEQEREKRSLQQQNAELQTRVDNLKFLCWRSRNYLKKNMNTETPGTLHNLCVDLENATGLAPDNTEGHRDAAIPQASRQLHWSESDSSDIENIPPETSPESSLFQPTAESSPYQPSPANSPPHTIDSPNEYQPSPANSPPRPIGSLSLYHIDSPDEYQPSPANSPSHHIPSDGEDENEEGGQGNTHSDAGIATNTAETNAEESNADRGEVQPQERTRAEGMEHRTQGSTQANSRGTESERFSEDEESRGTESETFSEDEESRGTESETFSEDEESRSRENETVSEDEESTIESDSSEEAESSSDHSENLRYLLASDSDLTYDEDSPSESETAPTDQNVNRRSTNVHVESGSSQQNSQHDRSETTGGTQRATTSTSNSRRLSYGGGLGPYSSRSGTSNSRSGRLSYGGGLSLPLYSPISGTSNSRSKRLRHGGGLAVGLDSSRSGTVQNSTTSTQQNSQNSSERTADQRAPAASTSDTRMVRQRRGLHYEPDSPRSGTVQNSTTSTQQNSQNRSETALNQRAPISTSVTRMVRFRRGLHYEPDSPRSGTEQDSTAGSTQQNSQNRSERTATDQRAPVSTSNTRMLRRRRGLAFEPDPPNNDTVQSSTTSTQQNSQNRSKTTVESEQVRSRQENACPASNRLEDTVLVEDSEEVGDNADGPR; encoded by the exons ATGGAAGACCCGCAGGAGTGTCCGTGTGGCCACGTCTTCTGTAAGGACTGCATCCAGCAGTGGCTGCGGTCGCACAGCACCTGCCCTAACTGTCGCAAACACTGCCACATGATCAAGCCTGTGTTACCCATGGTCCGTAACCTGATCAGCCACCTCACCATACGCTGTGAGAACCACCAGGCAGGCTGTGAGAAGAGGGTTCAGCTGGAGTACTATGACAACCATAAGCAG aCCTGTGACTATGCCTCGGTGCCCTGTCCCAATGAAGGGTGCGACATACAAGTTCTAAGAATAAACATGGACGACCATCGCGGTGTGTGTGACTACCACAGGGAAACCTGTCTGAAGGGATGTGGCATCTCCATACTCAGGAAGGAACAGGCTGGACACAGCTGTATTCTGGAGTTGAAGAAGAAACTAGAAG AACAAGAACGGGAGAAGCGTTCTCTCCAACAGCAAAATGCAGAGTTACAAACCAGAGTGGACAACCTGAAGTTCCTGTGCTGGAGGAGCAGAAACTACCTGAAGAAGAACATGAACACCGAAACACCCGGAACCCTTCACAACCTGTGCGTCGATCTCGAAAACGCAACAGGACTGGCTCCTGACAACACCGAGGGGCACAGAGATGCGGCCATTCCGCAAGCATCAAGGCAATTACACTGGTCAGAGTCCGACAGTTCAGATATTGAAAATATCCCACCTGAAACGTCGCCTGAAAGTAGCCTATTCCAACCCACAGCTGAAAGTTCCCCATATCAACCCTCACCGGCAA ATAGCCCACCTCACACTATTGACTCACCTAATGAATACCAACCCTCACCGGCAAATAGTCCGCCACGTCCGATTGGCTCACTTAGCCTGTACCATATTGACTCACCTGATGAATACCAACCCTCACCTGCAAATAGCCCATCACATCACATTCCCTCAGATGGAGAAGATGAAAATGAGGAAGGAGGACAAGGTAACACACACAGTGATGCTGGGATCGCTACTAACACTGCTGAAACAAATGCAGAAGAGAGCAATGCGGACAGGGGAGAAGTACAGCCTCAAGAAAGAACCAGGGCGGAAGGAATGGAACATCGCACTCAGGGCTCCACACAAGCCAACAGTAGAGGTACAGAAAGCGAACGCTTCTCTGAAGACGAAGAATCTAGAGGTACAGAAAGCGAAACCTTCTCTGAAGATGAAGAATCTAGAGGTACCGAAAGCGAAACCTTCTCTGAAGATGAAGAATCTAGAAGTAGAGAAAATGAAACTGTCTCTGAAGATGAAGAATCTACTATTGAATCAGACTCCTCTGAGGAGGCAGAATCGTCATCAGACCACTCTGAAAACCTACGGTACCTACTGGCGTCCGATTCCGATCTGACATATGATGAAGACTCTCCCTCAGAATCGGAAACTGCTCCAACAGACCAGAACGTTAACAGACGGAGCACGAACGTACATGTAGAATCTGGATCGTCTCAGCAAAACAGCCAGCATGATCGGTCTGAAACAACAGGAGGCACTCAGAGGGCAACAACATCGACATCCAACTCTAGAAGGTTAAGTTATGGTGGAGGGCTTGGTCCGTATTCTTCCAGAAGTGGAACATCCAACTCTAGATCTGGAAGGTTAAGTTATGGTGGAGGGCTTTCATTGCCTCTGTATTCTCCCATAAGTGGAACATCCAACTCTAGATCTAAAAGGTTAAGACATGGTGGAGGGCTTGCAGTTGGTCTGGATTCTTCCAGAAGTGGAACAGTACAAAACAGCACTACCTCGACACAGCAAAACAGCCAGAATAGTTCCGAAAGAACAGCAGATCAGAGGGCACCAGCAGCATCGACCTCTGACACTAGAATGGTAAGACAACGTAGAGGGCTACATTATGAACCGGATTCTCCCAGAAGTGGAACAGTACAAAACAGCACTACTTCGACACAGCAAAACAGCCAGAATCGTTCCGAAACAGCATTAAATCAGAGGGCACCAATATCTACCTCTGTCACCAGAATGGTAAGATTTCGTAGAGGGCTACATTATGAACCGGATTCTCCCAGAAGTGGAACAGAACAAGACAGCACGGCTGGCTCAACACAGCAAAACAGCCAGAACCGTTCCGAAAGAACAGCAACAGATCAGAGGGCACCAGTATCGACATCTAACACCAGAATGTTAAGACGTCGTAGAGGGCTTGCTTTTGAGCCAGATCCTCCCAATAATGACACAGTACAAAGCAGCACTACTTCGACACAGCAAAACAGCCAGAATCGTTCTAAAACAACAGTTGAGAGCGAACAGGTGAGATCTCGTCAGGAAAATGCCTGCCCAGCTTCTAACAGACTGGAGGACACTGTGCTTGTGGAAGACAGTGAGGAAGTGGGTGACAATGCAGATGGGCCTAGGTGA